One window of Agromyces rhizosphaerae genomic DNA carries:
- the yczR gene encoding MocR-like transcription factor YczR — translation MSDATMGPRALIGLLGDWRSGGAAYEDLAARIRLLIIDGRIAVGTRLPAERELAARLGLSRTTIAAAYARLRESEHLESLRGSGSVTRLPAAHITPLHPTGADSIDFTKAALPALPWLGESARAAAERLPAYLGDPGYDPIGLPELREAIAARYAARGLPTDPDEILVTIGAQHAISLLSRTLVGRGDRALVESPTYPHAYEALRGAGARLVAVPVGGESGASLRAADTGDGPAIAEAIRHVSPSVAYLLPDFHNPTGRSLTDRDRELVVDAASAQGTVLIADETTAELDIDLPFRTRPLAAHGPAVMIGSVGKTVWGGIRLGWIRADRGLIRRLLAQRTPNDLGTPILEQLLVAELLPRMDDILELRRTQLGERRAHLERALAERFPQWQVPHVHGGLALWVHLGSPVSSQLALAARTHDLLITAGPRFGIDGAFERNLRIPLGYGEDVTERALDALEAAWGSMGAAPLVDADVLSAVV, via the coding sequence ATGAGCGATGCCACCATGGGCCCCCGAGCGCTGATCGGCCTGCTCGGCGACTGGCGCAGCGGGGGCGCGGCATACGAGGACCTGGCTGCCCGCATCCGGCTGCTGATCATCGACGGCCGCATCGCCGTCGGCACCCGGCTGCCCGCCGAGCGCGAGCTCGCCGCCCGGCTCGGCCTCAGCCGCACGACCATCGCCGCCGCGTACGCCCGGTTGCGCGAGTCGGAGCACCTCGAGTCGCTGCGCGGGTCGGGCAGCGTCACGCGTCTGCCCGCGGCGCACATCACCCCGCTGCATCCGACCGGTGCCGACAGCATCGACTTCACGAAGGCGGCGCTGCCGGCGCTGCCGTGGCTCGGCGAGTCCGCGCGCGCCGCCGCCGAGCGGCTGCCGGCCTACCTCGGCGACCCCGGCTACGACCCGATCGGACTGCCCGAGCTGCGCGAGGCGATCGCCGCGCGCTACGCGGCGCGCGGCCTGCCGACCGATCCCGACGAGATCCTCGTGACGATCGGCGCGCAGCACGCGATCTCGCTGCTCTCGCGCACGCTCGTCGGTCGTGGTGACCGCGCGCTCGTCGAGTCGCCCACCTATCCGCACGCGTACGAGGCGCTGCGCGGGGCCGGCGCGAGGCTCGTCGCCGTGCCGGTGGGCGGCGAGTCCGGTGCCTCCCTGCGTGCGGCGGACACCGGCGACGGCCCCGCGATCGCCGAGGCGATCCGGCACGTGAGCCCGTCGGTGGCGTACCTGCTGCCCGACTTCCACAACCCGACCGGGCGCTCGCTGACCGACCGCGACCGCGAGCTCGTCGTCGACGCGGCGTCGGCGCAGGGCACCGTGCTGATCGCCGACGAGACGACGGCCGAGCTCGACATCGACCTGCCCTTCCGCACGCGCCCGCTCGCGGCCCACGGGCCCGCCGTGATGATCGGCTCGGTCGGGAAGACGGTGTGGGGCGGCATCCGTCTCGGCTGGATCCGCGCCGACCGCGGGCTGATCCGCCGGCTGCTCGCCCAGCGCACGCCGAACGACCTCGGCACGCCGATCCTCGAGCAGCTGCTCGTGGCCGAGCTGCTGCCGCGCATGGACGACATCCTCGAGCTGCGCCGCACGCAGCTCGGCGAGCGGCGCGCGCACCTCGAGCGCGCGCTGGCCGAGCGGTTCCCGCAGTGGCAGGTGCCGCACGTGCACGGCGGGCTCGCGCTCTGGGTGCACCTCGGCTCGCCGGTCAGTTCGCAGCTCGCGCTCGCCGCCCGCACCCACGACCTGCTCATCACCGCCGGACCGCGGTTCGGCATCGACGGGGCCTTCGAGCGCAACCTGCGCATCCCCCTCGGCTACGGGGAGGACGTGACCGAGCGCGCCCTGGACGCGCTGGAGGCGGCGTGGGGGTCGATGGGTGCGGCGCCGCTCGTCGACGCCGACGTGCTGTCGGCGGTCGTCTGA
- a CDS encoding GntR family transcriptional regulator, translating to MSVTDSSRSAASTSGESVHERLRDAILTAHFRPGSRLVEGDIAEWLEVSRTPVREALLALREEGLVIRSKGWIVRDHAPAEILRIVEARASIEGAVAYIAAGRISEEQLAALEALAARMVEPGISRRLANELNNEFHDLITEAADNALLAKFHRQTRINYWNFNTPVIFTPDDDARVAHDHEELIAALRGGEAERAERIARAHVGHTASILAQAFGLDEQ from the coding sequence ATGTCCGTCACCGACTCGTCTCGCAGTGCCGCATCGACCTCGGGCGAGTCCGTGCACGAGCGACTGCGCGACGCCATCCTCACCGCGCACTTCCGACCGGGCAGCCGCCTGGTCGAGGGCGACATCGCCGAGTGGCTCGAGGTGAGCCGCACGCCGGTGCGCGAGGCGCTCCTGGCGCTGCGCGAGGAGGGGCTCGTCATCCGCTCCAAGGGCTGGATCGTGCGCGACCACGCTCCCGCCGAGATCCTGCGCATCGTCGAGGCGCGGGCCTCCATCGAGGGCGCCGTCGCGTACATCGCGGCCGGTCGCATCAGCGAGGAGCAGCTCGCGGCCCTCGAGGCGCTCGCCGCCCGCATGGTCGAACCGGGCATCTCGCGCCGCCTCGCCAACGAGCTGAACAACGAGTTCCACGACCTCATCACGGAGGCGGCCGACAACGCGCTGCTCGCGAAGTTCCACCGCCAGACGCGCATCAACTACTGGAACTTCAACACCCCGGTGATCTTCACCCCCGACGACGACGCGCGCGTGGCGCACGACCACGAGGAGCTCATCGCGGCGCTCCGCGGTGGCGAGGCGGAGCGCGCCGAGCGGATCGCCCGTGCGCACGTCGGTCACACCGCGTCGATCCTCGCGCAGGCGTTCGGGCTCGACGAGCAGTGA
- the yczE gene encoding membrane protein YczE, whose translation MPRRLIQLLVGLFLYGFAIALIVRAGYGVAPWDVLTQGLSRVTGLGFGVVTVLTSGVVLLLWIPIRQRPGIGTVANALLVGPFADVGLWLVPADLDPWTRAAMLPAGILLLGIATGLYVGARFGPGPRDGLMTGLHARTGAPIWLVRTGIEATVLAAGWLLGGQVGVGTLAFALLIGPICGRTIPFFTVPERVRDTHAAPATGPLAALATPAPPHT comes from the coding sequence ATGCCTCGTCGCCTCATCCAGTTGCTCGTCGGCCTGTTCCTGTACGGGTTCGCCATCGCGCTCATCGTGCGCGCGGGCTACGGCGTGGCCCCGTGGGACGTGCTGACGCAGGGCCTCAGCCGGGTCACCGGCCTCGGCTTCGGCGTGGTCACCGTGCTCACGAGCGGCGTCGTGCTGCTGCTGTGGATCCCCATCCGGCAGCGCCCCGGCATCGGCACGGTGGCGAACGCGCTGCTGGTCGGCCCGTTCGCCGACGTCGGGCTCTGGCTGGTGCCGGCCGACCTCGACCCGTGGACGCGCGCGGCGATGCTGCCCGCCGGCATCCTGCTGCTCGGCATCGCGACCGGGCTCTACGTGGGCGCCCGCTTCGGCCCGGGACCGCGCGACGGCCTGATGACCGGACTGCACGCGCGCACCGGCGCACCGATCTGGCTCGTGCGCACCGGCATCGAGGCCACCGTGCTCGCCGCGGGCTGGCTGCTCGGCGGCCAGGTCGGCGTCGGCACGCTCGCCTTCGCGCTGCTGATCGGGCCGATCTGCGGGCGCACCATCCCGTTCTTCACGGTGCCGGAGCGCGTGCGCGACACGCACGCCGCCCCGGCCACCGGGCCGCTCGCCGCCCTCGCGACGCCCGCCCCGCCCCACACCTGA
- a CDS encoding transporter substrate-binding domain-containing protein, translating into MQITSSARRVLGATALIAAAGLVAGCSTGSAADDEPAADSSELTTLETGILKIGSQQSYIPGEYIDEEDDQLKGFAFEIIETIAADLGLETEWIQSDYSALIAGLQAEQFDMSSGGMSPNPERLELVDMVGYFQSGSTFLLRAADEGVYTDAQSLCGHPVGLLAGSTTLQAAFERENAECEASGNDPIELVEYTATPLGQQDLLAERIDAYTPDPLQAAKIVEADPDLYAWTEGYNLTPYTTNFTFLKDTNPALLQAVFDGVAGLMESGEYLEILEKYDALPGALDEPAYNGEIGATP; encoded by the coding sequence ATGCAGATCACCTCGAGCGCACGACGCGTCCTCGGCGCGACGGCCCTCATCGCCGCCGCCGGCCTGGTCGCCGGATGCAGCACCGGAAGCGCCGCAGACGACGAGCCCGCTGCGGACTCGTCGGAGCTCACGACCCTCGAAACCGGCATCCTGAAGATCGGCTCGCAGCAGTCGTACATCCCCGGCGAGTACATCGACGAGGAGGACGACCAGCTCAAGGGCTTCGCCTTCGAGATCATCGAGACCATCGCCGCCGACCTCGGCCTCGAGACCGAGTGGATCCAGTCGGACTACTCGGCGCTCATCGCCGGTCTCCAGGCCGAGCAGTTCGACATGAGCTCGGGCGGCATGAGCCCGAACCCCGAGCGCCTCGAGCTCGTCGACATGGTCGGCTACTTCCAGTCGGGCTCGACGTTCCTCCTCCGCGCCGCGGACGAGGGCGTCTACACCGACGCGCAGAGCCTGTGCGGCCACCCCGTCGGGCTGCTCGCCGGCTCGACCACCCTGCAGGCCGCGTTCGAACGCGAGAACGCCGAGTGCGAGGCATCCGGCAACGACCCGATCGAGCTCGTCGAGTACACGGCCACGCCGCTCGGGCAGCAGGACCTGCTCGCCGAGCGCATCGACGCCTACACGCCCGACCCGCTGCAGGCGGCGAAGATCGTCGAGGCCGACCCCGACCTCTACGCGTGGACCGAGGGCTACAACCTCACCCCGTACACGACGAACTTCACGTTCCTGAAGGACACGAACCCGGCCCTGCTGCAGGCGGTGTTCGACGGCGTCGCCGGGCTCATGGAGTCGGGCGAGTACCTCGAGATCCTCGAGAAGTACGATGCCCTTCCCGGCGCGCTCGACGAGCCGGCCTACAACGGCGAGATCGGCGCGACGCCCTAG
- a CDS encoding fluoride efflux transporter FluC, which translates to MGRAVTHRPVHLRPSTVALVAAGGAVGTALREGATLAFPDRGDFPLTLLIVNVLGAFALGMLLEVLLRLGPDAGRRRAIRLSVGTGVLGGFTTYSAFAVGTVELLQAGLVGLALLNALGTVVLGAAATFAGIIAAGTLVRRRDAEATA; encoded by the coding sequence GTGGGACGAGCCGTGACCCATCGCCCGGTGCACCTGCGGCCGTCGACCGTCGCCCTCGTCGCGGCGGGCGGTGCGGTCGGCACTGCGCTGCGCGAGGGCGCGACGCTGGCCTTCCCCGACCGCGGGGACTTCCCGCTGACCCTGCTCATCGTCAACGTGCTCGGCGCATTCGCGCTCGGCATGCTGCTCGAGGTGCTGCTGCGGCTCGGCCCCGACGCCGGGCGTCGCCGCGCGATCCGGCTCTCCGTCGGCACGGGGGTGCTCGGCGGGTTCACGACCTACAGCGCCTTCGCGGTCGGCACGGTCGAGTTGCTCCAGGCCGGGCTCGTCGGCCTCGCGCTGCTGAACGCGCTCGGCACGGTCGTGCTCGGCGCGGCGGCGACCTTCGCGGGCATCATCGCCGCCGGCACGCTGGTGCGCCGCCGCGACGCCGAGGCGACCGCGTGA
- a CDS encoding PadR family transcriptional regulator yields MTPPVFSHGSLRLYLLSLLAEQPRHGYELIQALSDRFGGTYSPSAGTIYPRLAKLEAEGLVVKTADGRKTVYEITDAGRAELAEREHELESIEAEVTDSVSRLADEVRENVNEALRSMRADLASAAREAKRAAREAAAEATSATTAAPDPDGRAVHEADLVINAFRQQLRTDLRTHARRGQVSAEAVDLLRTRLADVRDDVLTRLRAD; encoded by the coding sequence ATGACCCCGCCCGTCTTCTCCCACGGCAGCCTGCGGCTGTACCTGCTGAGCCTGCTGGCCGAGCAGCCGCGCCACGGCTACGAGCTCATCCAGGCGCTCTCCGACCGGTTCGGCGGCACCTACAGCCCGAGCGCCGGCACGATCTACCCGCGGCTGGCCAAGCTCGAGGCGGAGGGACTCGTCGTGAAGACCGCCGACGGGCGCAAGACCGTCTACGAGATCACCGACGCGGGCCGCGCCGAGCTCGCCGAGCGCGAGCACGAGCTCGAGTCGATCGAGGCCGAGGTCACCGACTCGGTCAGCCGGCTCGCCGACGAGGTGCGCGAGAACGTCAACGAGGCGCTGCGGAGCATGCGCGCCGACCTGGCGAGTGCCGCGCGCGAGGCCAAGCGCGCCGCGCGCGAGGCCGCGGCGGAGGCGACCAGCGCGACGACCGCGGCCCCCGACCCCGACGGGCGGGCGGTGCACGAGGCCGATCTCGTGATCAACGCGTTCCGGCAGCAGCTGCGCACCGACCTCCGCACCCACGCGCGTCGCGGCCAGGTCTCGGCCGAGGCAGTCGACCTGCTGCGGACCCGTCTCGCCGACGTGCGCGACGACGTGCTGACGCGATTGCGCGCCGACTGA
- a CDS encoding DMT family transporter: MRAPRMLGEAGLYALMTCVWGSAYFFTALALPSFPPATLAFARMVLAALVLAAALRVSGVRMPRGARTYAVAAVLGLTNIALPYSMLIGAQVHLDSSVTTVLSSTTPIFVFLIAGLAFRTERITVLRAAGLALAFCGIVLLHGAPAAGDGSIAWPLLVVASSAVFAAGNVATRRFMAAEHPLVVAFLQLAFGALWLTVPLAADGFRVGPVTPVGVLALLELGIAGSALTYLLFFRFVQRIGSTATSLNTYLHPLVGVTLGVAVLGDALTSRGWLALAVTGAGVALFGAAALRDGGLLRVRRTGGRWRPRGAGGVPPAFSPACRPSTR, from the coding sequence GTGAGGGCGCCGCGCATGCTGGGCGAGGCGGGCCTGTACGCGCTCATGACCTGCGTCTGGGGCTCGGCGTACTTCTTCACCGCGCTCGCGCTGCCGTCGTTCCCGCCGGCGACGCTCGCCTTCGCGCGCATGGTGCTCGCCGCACTGGTGCTGGCGGCCGCACTGCGCGTGTCGGGGGTGCGGATGCCCCGGGGCGCGCGCACGTACGCGGTCGCGGCGGTGCTCGGGCTGACCAACATCGCGCTGCCCTACTCGATGCTCATCGGCGCCCAGGTGCACCTCGACTCCTCGGTCACGACCGTGCTGTCGAGCACGACGCCGATCTTCGTGTTCCTGATCGCGGGCCTGGCCTTCCGCACCGAGCGGATCACCGTGCTCCGCGCGGCCGGTCTGGCCCTGGCGTTCTGCGGCATCGTGCTGCTGCACGGGGCGCCCGCTGCGGGCGACGGCAGCATCGCGTGGCCGTTGCTCGTCGTCGCGTCGAGCGCGGTCTTCGCCGCCGGCAACGTCGCGACGCGGCGCTTCATGGCCGCGGAGCATCCGCTCGTGGTGGCCTTCCTCCAGCTCGCGTTCGGTGCGCTCTGGCTCACTGTGCCGCTCGCGGCGGACGGCTTCCGGGTCGGCCCGGTCACGCCGGTCGGCGTGCTCGCGCTGCTCGAGCTGGGCATCGCGGGCTCGGCGCTCACCTACCTGCTGTTCTTCCGGTTCGTGCAGCGGATCGGCTCGACCGCGACCTCACTCAACACGTACCTGCACCCACTGGTGGGCGTGACGCTGGGGGTCGCGGTGCTCGGCGACGCCCTCACGTCACGCGGCTGGCTCGCCCTCGCGGTCACCGGTGCGGGCGTGGCGCTGTTCGGCGCGGCCGCGCTCCGCGACGGCGGTCTCCTCCGGGTGCGGCGCACGGGAGGTCGGTGGCGCCCCCGTGGAGCCGGAGGCGTCCCACCCGCGTTCAGTCCGGCCTGCCGGCCTTCGACCCGATGA
- a CDS encoding universal stress protein: MPDTPARPIVAGIVPGQPSAVVRYAARLAATFGVPLECAYVDVSSYAISTNIDGSILAVPIDPDGVTDAAEETAAAIEQYLQRELADTGIAWRVHLLAGNASRELEHLADEVDAELIVVGTRERGMLAGLAEFLSGSIAAQLSHRQCRPVVVVPLQPVADGEKLPWDEP; the protein is encoded by the coding sequence ATGCCCGACACCCCCGCTCGACCGATCGTCGCCGGAATCGTGCCCGGCCAGCCCTCCGCGGTCGTCCGCTACGCCGCCCGGCTCGCCGCGACCTTCGGGGTGCCGCTCGAGTGCGCGTACGTCGACGTGTCGAGCTATGCCATCTCGACCAACATCGACGGCTCGATCCTCGCCGTGCCGATCGACCCCGACGGGGTGACGGATGCGGCCGAGGAGACCGCCGCCGCGATCGAGCAGTACCTCCAGCGCGAACTCGCCGACACGGGCATCGCCTGGCGGGTGCACCTGCTCGCCGGCAACGCGTCGCGCGAGCTGGAGCACCTCGCCGACGAGGTCGACGCCGAGCTCATCGTCGTCGGCACCCGCGAGCGCGGCATGCTCGCGGGGCTCGCCGAGTTCCTGAGCGGCTCGATCGCCGCCCAGCTGTCCCACCGCCAGTGCCGGCCGGTGGTCGTCGTCCCGCTGCAGCCCGTCGCCGACGGCGAGAAGCTGCCGTGGGACGAGCCGTGA
- a CDS encoding VOC family protein, with protein sequence MPSPFRRLHHVCIVVRDLDATVAYYERLGVSPWFDYPKSSPYVELEVPDVEGSRAMRYKCVDLDNVQLQLCEPGPQDTPQRRFLDAQGEGVYHLGFEVDDLPAGERRGAELGLAVIARGLRTDGSGFCYFDTRADAGTVLEIRASA encoded by the coding sequence ATGCCGAGCCCGTTCCGCCGCCTGCACCACGTCTGCATCGTCGTGCGAGACCTCGATGCGACGGTGGCGTACTACGAACGGCTCGGCGTCAGCCCGTGGTTCGACTACCCGAAGTCGAGCCCCTACGTCGAGCTCGAGGTGCCCGACGTCGAGGGCTCGCGGGCCATGCGCTACAAGTGCGTCGACCTCGACAACGTGCAGCTGCAGCTCTGCGAGCCGGGTCCGCAGGACACCCCGCAGCGGCGGTTCCTCGACGCGCAGGGCGAGGGCGTCTACCACCTCGGGTTCGAGGTCGACGACCTTCCGGCGGGGGAGCGTCGCGGGGCCGAACTCGGGCTCGCGGTGATCGCCCGCGGCCTGCGCACCGACGGCTCGGGGTTCTGCTACTTCGACACGCGGGCCGACGCGGGCACGGTGCTGGAGATCCGCGCGAGCGCCTGA
- a CDS encoding DUF4097 family beta strand repeat-containing protein has product MAMEKWIIEPGQSRVIDIELARSLKIGMVGGSVTVIAHDEPGLRIEVSDVRGRDLRVEIDGSKVEVDHPQLRWDNFLDVFKGFRGNMRAQVSILAPRDIALKLGVVSADALISGFVGDAKLSTVNGDLTIDRHTGDLDLNSVTGEISVGTHEGRIGAHSVSGDIAATGTVTRFFGDTVSGDMILDLDGVPSRIDSNTISGDLTVRLDADVSARYRVNTVSGTIFLDDATIRGTRGKGFERTVGELAGTWTDFGANSVSGNVSVMRRQPGEQADAPGETDAEATATA; this is encoded by the coding sequence ATGGCCATGGAGAAGTGGATCATCGAGCCCGGGCAGAGCCGGGTGATCGACATCGAACTCGCACGCTCGCTCAAGATCGGGATGGTCGGCGGCAGCGTCACGGTCATCGCCCACGACGAGCCCGGCCTGCGCATCGAGGTCTCCGATGTGCGCGGCCGCGACCTGCGCGTCGAGATCGACGGCAGCAAGGTCGAGGTCGACCACCCGCAGCTGCGCTGGGACAACTTCCTCGACGTGTTCAAGGGGTTCCGCGGCAACATGCGCGCGCAGGTCTCGATCCTCGCCCCGCGCGACATCGCGCTGAAGCTCGGGGTGGTCTCGGCCGACGCGCTCATCTCCGGATTCGTGGGCGACGCGAAGCTCAGCACGGTGAACGGCGACCTCACCATCGACCGGCACACCGGCGACCTCGACCTCAACAGCGTCACGGGCGAGATCTCGGTCGGCACGCACGAGGGCCGCATCGGCGCGCACTCGGTCTCGGGCGACATCGCCGCGACCGGCACCGTCACCCGGTTCTTCGGCGACACCGTGTCGGGCGACATGATCCTCGACCTCGACGGCGTGCCGAGCCGCATCGACTCGAACACCATCTCGGGCGACCTCACGGTGCGGCTCGACGCCGACGTGAGCGCCCGCTACCGCGTGAACACGGTCAGCGGCACGATCTTCCTCGACGACGCCACGATCCGCGGCACCCGCGGCAAGGGGTTCGAACGCACGGTGGGCGAGCTCGCGGGCACCTGGACCGACTTCGGCGCCAACTCCGTCTCGGGCAACGTGTCGGTCATGCGCCGCCAGCCGGGCGAGCAGGCGGATGCCCCGGGCGAGACCGACGCCGAAGCGACGGCCACGGCATGA
- a CDS encoding MerR family transcriptional regulator: MDWSIQEIARIAGTTSRTLRHYDDIGLLPPSRVAANGYRHYDRDALVRLQRILLLRELGLGLPAIAEVLGNEPREVHALHGHLEWLRREQERLARQAASVERTIEALEGGEQLMAEQMFDGFDHTQYKDEVEQRWGADAYAKSDAWWRGKSAAEQESWKAESAALGRDWADAAERGVAPDGDEAQALAARHAAWLGSIPGTPGSDRGRPVKEYVLGLGDMYVADPRFAKNYGGQHGAEFVRDALAIYAERNL; the protein is encoded by the coding sequence ATGGACTGGTCGATCCAGGAGATCGCGCGCATCGCCGGCACGACGAGCCGCACGCTGCGTCACTACGACGACATCGGGCTGCTGCCGCCGAGTCGCGTGGCCGCGAACGGCTACCGGCACTACGACCGCGACGCGCTCGTGCGCCTGCAGCGCATCCTCCTGCTGCGCGAGCTCGGCCTCGGGCTGCCCGCGATCGCGGAGGTGCTCGGCAACGAGCCACGCGAGGTGCACGCGCTGCACGGCCACCTCGAGTGGCTGCGGCGGGAACAGGAACGGCTCGCGAGGCAGGCCGCCTCGGTCGAGCGCACCATCGAGGCACTGGAGGGAGGTGAGCAGCTCATGGCAGAGCAGATGTTCGACGGCTTCGACCACACGCAGTACAAGGACGAGGTCGAGCAGCGCTGGGGCGCGGATGCGTACGCGAAGTCCGACGCCTGGTGGCGCGGCAAGAGCGCCGCGGAGCAGGAGTCGTGGAAGGCCGAGTCGGCCGCGCTGGGCCGGGACTGGGCGGATGCCGCGGAGCGCGGCGTCGCACCCGACGGCGACGAGGCGCAGGCACTGGCCGCCCGTCACGCGGCGTGGCTGGGGTCGATCCCCGGCACCCCCGGTTCCGACCGGGGACGTCCGGTGAAGGAGTACGTGCTGGGACTCGGCGACATGTACGTCGCCGACCCGCGGTTCGCGAAGAACTACGGCGGCCAGCACGGCGCGGAGTTCGTGCGCGATGCGCTCGCGATCTACGCCGAGCGCAACCTGTAG
- a CDS encoding amino acid ABC transporter permease, translated as MTAPLPQQDRDPARPVFLKVEQPRATGQVVQAIVTIAVVLAIVAWFVTSGVFDLSTSWEYLFSPAILEGLWNTLTLATLSTALAIILGTLVALARISPNRVLSVGAAIYVYLFRGTPMLVQMLIWYFAIPRMIGRVTIGIPFTDVVFIDNVPASQFFTPFLAGLFALTLAETGYMAEVIRAGISGVDQGQRDAARALGLPRRKVMLQVVLAQAFRIQMPALGNQYIMMIKNTSLGYAIGYMELLLSASRIYQSNFQYLELLLVAAFWYLVLTALVTFLQNALEHRFPAR; from the coding sequence GTGACCGCCCCACTCCCCCAGCAGGACCGAGATCCGGCCCGCCCCGTCTTCCTGAAGGTCGAGCAGCCCAGGGCGACCGGCCAGGTCGTGCAGGCGATCGTGACCATCGCCGTCGTCCTGGCGATCGTCGCCTGGTTCGTGACCTCCGGCGTGTTCGACCTCTCGACGAGCTGGGAGTACCTGTTCAGCCCGGCCATCCTCGAGGGCCTCTGGAACACGCTGACCCTCGCGACGCTCAGCACCGCGCTCGCGATCATCCTCGGCACGCTCGTGGCGCTCGCGCGCATCAGCCCGAATCGCGTGCTGTCGGTGGGCGCGGCGATCTACGTCTACCTCTTCCGCGGCACGCCGATGCTCGTGCAGATGCTCATCTGGTACTTCGCGATCCCGCGCATGATCGGCCGGGTGACCATCGGCATCCCGTTCACCGACGTGGTGTTCATCGACAACGTGCCCGCGAGCCAGTTCTTCACGCCGTTCCTGGCGGGGCTCTTCGCCCTGACCCTCGCCGAGACCGGCTACATGGCGGAGGTCATCCGCGCCGGCATCTCGGGCGTCGACCAGGGCCAGCGCGACGCGGCCCGGGCACTCGGCCTGCCGCGGCGCAAGGTGATGCTCCAGGTGGTGCTCGCGCAGGCGTTCCGCATCCAGATGCCGGCGCTGGGCAACCAGTACATCATGATGATCAAGAACACCTCCCTGGGGTACGCGATCGGGTACATGGAGCTGCTGCTGTCGGCCAGCCGCATCTACCAGTCGAACTTCCAGTACCTCGAGCTGCTGCTCGTCGCGGCGTTCTGGTACCTCGTGCTGACGGCCCTCGTCACCTTCCTCCAGAACGCCCTCGAACACCGCTTCCCGGCGAGGTGA
- a CDS encoding amino acid ABC transporter ATP-binding protein, which produces MTERVVKLQSSHVYKSFGDTTVLHDVSARVHANEVVALIGPSGAGKSTFLRCINNLQLIDSGCIEIDGELIGYRRAGEVLHPLPDADAARQRARIGMVFQNFNLFRHMTALANVAYAPIEVLGRSKADARAAARDLLAKVGLEGKEGHYPAQLSGGQQQRVAIARALAMDPTMILLDEPTSALDPELRQEVAAVIRSMAEHDRTMLMATHDIPLVRDIADWVIFMVEGRIVEEGPAGQVLNDPEHERTRQFLSKMSA; this is translated from the coding sequence ATGACCGAACGCGTCGTCAAGCTCCAGTCCAGTCACGTCTACAAGTCCTTCGGCGACACCACGGTGCTGCACGACGTCTCCGCGCGCGTGCACGCCAACGAGGTGGTCGCGCTCATCGGCCCGTCGGGCGCGGGCAAGTCGACCTTCCTCCGGTGCATCAACAACCTGCAGCTGATCGACAGCGGATGCATCGAGATCGACGGCGAGCTCATCGGCTACCGCCGCGCGGGCGAGGTGCTCCATCCGCTGCCCGACGCCGACGCCGCCCGGCAGCGGGCGCGCATCGGCATGGTGTTCCAGAACTTCAACCTCTTCCGGCACATGACCGCGCTGGCGAACGTCGCCTACGCGCCGATCGAGGTGCTCGGCCGGTCGAAGGCCGACGCCCGCGCGGCGGCGCGGGACCTGCTCGCGAAGGTGGGGCTCGAGGGCAAGGAGGGGCACTACCCGGCGCAGCTCTCGGGCGGCCAGCAGCAGCGGGTGGCGATCGCCCGTGCGCTCGCGATGGACCCGACGATGATCCTGCTCGACGAGCCGACCAGCGCGCTCGACCCGGAGCTGCGGCAGGAGGTCGCGGCGGTGATCCGGTCGATGGCCGAGCACGATCGCACCATGCTGATGGCCACGCACGACATCCCGCTCGTGCGCGACATCGCCGACTGGGTGATCTTCATGGTCGAGGGGCGCATCGTCGAGGAGGGCCCGGCCGGGCAGGTGCTGAACGACCCGGAGCACGAGCGGACCCGCCAGTTCCTCTCGAAGATGTCGGCCTGA